From a single Polyangiaceae bacterium genomic region:
- a CDS encoding serine/threonine protein kinase codes for MALRVAKEVADGLHAAHELVSAEGEPLGLVHRDVSPSNILIGFDGVARVTDFGIAKALNQTSKTATGVLKGKLGYLSPEQLRFEEPDRRADLFALGVVLFEMLTGKRLYKSVRGTDGPRRILTEPPPDLADFRDDAEPELVELLFELLAKDREHRPANAHAVSLRLEAILAHLLTAGDTIETSDFVAQHFAKQREDLRARIREARDATQWAVSKVEAPPAKPRRAIAKGLLAALGLLLLGGGVWLGIRSTASEPKPEMLTRVGSLSVRALSKPPEPSPQASVSPPAPERAAKQNNIRPAAKPAEPKAGVPIWEKY; via the coding sequence GTGGCGCTGCGCGTCGCCAAGGAAGTGGCGGATGGCTTGCACGCCGCCCACGAGCTCGTTTCCGCAGAGGGGGAGCCGCTCGGCTTGGTGCATCGTGACGTCTCCCCGTCCAACATCCTCATCGGTTTCGACGGCGTGGCGCGCGTCACCGACTTTGGCATCGCGAAGGCGCTGAACCAGACTTCCAAGACGGCAACCGGCGTGCTCAAGGGGAAGCTCGGCTACCTCTCGCCCGAGCAGCTGCGCTTCGAAGAACCGGATCGGCGTGCGGACCTGTTCGCCTTGGGCGTGGTGCTGTTCGAGATGCTGACGGGCAAGCGGCTGTACAAGAGCGTGCGCGGCACGGACGGGCCGCGGCGCATTCTCACGGAGCCGCCGCCGGATCTGGCGGACTTCCGCGACGACGCGGAGCCGGAGCTGGTCGAGCTGCTGTTCGAGCTGTTGGCCAAGGACCGCGAGCATCGACCGGCCAACGCGCACGCGGTTTCTCTGCGGCTGGAGGCGATCCTGGCGCACCTGTTGACCGCTGGAGACACGATCGAGACCAGCGATTTCGTGGCCCAGCACTTTGCCAAGCAGCGCGAGGATCTGCGCGCGCGCATTCGCGAAGCGCGCGACGCGACTCAATGGGCGGTGAGCAAGGTGGAGGCGCCGCCGGCCAAGCCCCGGCGTGCGATCGCAAAGGGCCTGCTGGCCGCTCTCGGGCTCCTGCTCTTGGGGGGCGGCGTGTGGCTCGGGATCCGCTCGACGGCGTCGGAGCCGAAGCCGGAGATGCTGACGCGCGTGGGAAGCTTGTCGGTGCGCGCGCTCTCGAAGCCGCCGGAACCCTCTCCGCAGGCTTCCGTCTCGCCGCCTGCGCCTGAGCGCGCCGCCAAGCAGAACAACATCCGCCCCGCCGCAAAGCCTGCCGAGCCCAAGGCCGGCGTTCCGATCTGGGAGAAGTACTGA